Part of the Drosophila pseudoobscura strain MV-25-SWS-2005 chromosome 2, UCI_Dpse_MV25, whole genome shotgun sequence genome, TTTTTTGCCGGAGGTCTTCGGAGAAATTCGCAAAACCAACTGCCGAACACGAATCATTCTCCATCATGACAATGCGAGCTCTCAGACAGTCAAAAAATCGAAATGATGTCTCATCCGACCTACAGTCCTGCCTTGGCACCCAATGACTTCATTTGATTCAcccacataaaaaaaaaatgcgtGGTTAACAATTGATGAGCGCCGAAGAAGCAGTTGAAGCGTTTAAAAACCATGCTTTGGAGGTGTCTCAAGAGGAATGAAAAAACAGCTTTGAGCAATGGTTCGAACGTATGCAAAAGTATATTGATCATAAgctggtatattttgaaaaacaataaagacattttcatttaaaagttttggtttttatttacaaaattatCAACCGTTTCACCAGCACAGACTGGGGAAATTGTATAATTGCATCATGGTCTGTGCTCAGTGTGCAAAAGCAAATAGTATGAACAATCAATTTTGGAAAATGGTATGGCATTCTTGGAACGTTATTTCAGAGATTCTTACCATTGTTCCAAAGGCAATAGAATGTCAACTATATTTTCTCATAGCAATTTTAGGCAATTTAGTCAAACTTTGTTGTCAATCTGTGCCGACGATGGGGCGAAGAAAATCTAAAAGAAAGCCGCCaccgaaaaggaaaaatatagAACCACTGGACCAGCAATTTAACTGTCCGTTCTGCAACCATGAAAAATCCTGTGAAGTGAAAATGTAACTATCTTTACTGACACGCACGAATGTGTTTATTACAGCCATTAAGAGTTAAAACCTAGCATATTACAGTTGATATAAGCATACCTTTGCATTTAACATATTAAGATTATAATAGATCGGAATTGttattttgtaaaaaaaaaaatgccaaaggGCAGTATGCGGCTTGTGGTAAACACCAAGGAGTTTAAAATTGCACGACACATTCAGACATTCAAAACTTCAGACAGCACTTcaattgtatgtacatatacctaaatatgtacataaaagtatgagttttcttttttaaactCTCCCTTTAAGGTTTTTACTCTAAATGGCTTGAAATTCTTGTATACCAATTACATCTTtaatttcaaaactttcaggGATAAAGGAAGAAACACAGCAAAAATCACGTGTCGAGTGTGTTTGGAAGACTTTCAAACtggaattaattttttatCAGAGCCAATTGACGTTTATAATGATTGGGTAGATGCATGCGAAACGgccaattaattaaattggataaaaattaaaattaaaacaaaaatttaactTAATGACATATTAAAATAAGTAGGTTTGTTCTAAGAGCTTAGGATTATATAAACagttaaatataatatttgattGAGACTTAAATAATGAACTTTCAATTCAATTAGCGGCCAGTTACTTTTAAGAACGCTGGTGTTGGCGCTCCAAATTTTGTATACTCCAAGGCCTCGCGCACACTATAGCTGAAAGAGGGCTTAAAGTGCATCTGAGCTGAAGAGGCTTTCAAATCTAGATATTAACTTTTTTCGCTGGAATCAGCATTGCAGGATGACCACACTGTAATGTTTAAATCTGtttaaaaaacttttttgttttgtttttgaaggAACCCCAACCAAAGGATCTCATTTGTGCAGACTAATTTGTACGAGCTAAGTCCCCCCACAGTTTTGCAATGGGATCCGTCTATATTTTAGACTTCCTCTATCCACTGGATGTAGTTCCTTCCTGGTTCGTTTAATTTCGTATATCTCTTAAATCTATTGTTCATATATCAGACCTTTTTGGAattcacatatgtatttacataataactaaaatatttacactttTACCATTTATAACTAATTTAATGCTCTGTTATTTTAAAGAGCTTAATACGGTTTGATATCTGTGTGTTACAATTctgtagccaatgcaaataaCAGCCACCAAACACTATTAAATTACTAAAATTCATCTCCTCGGAGAACGTTGTGTCCGCAAGCTCACTATCTGTCCCGTCCATTTAGATCCCACCAGTGAATAGAAGATCCGGATCTACGGATATTGCCACCCCAGGTGCTAGGCCGTTACAACAAAACgacaattttttgtttcacggctggcccctgacctcacatgcTGATGTTACTGCTTTTATACAAATCCAAATAAAAGCCTCCTGTTTAAAGGTGGATAAGTTTAaattctcttatgccagggtgATAGCCTCCATTAAGATAAGCGTCTCCCCATCTCAATTCGACACAATTTATTCTGACAATTTTTTCCCGGAGCATTTTGTGGTGAaagagtttaaggctaagaaaaATAATAGCTCCCCATAAATCGCCAAAATTAGTCCAACGTGCCAttctgtgtgtaaaactgattctttccgctttcgctatattccaCATTCTTCGGATATCAATCTATGGGCAGCACTTATCCGCATtaacttcaacttgccaggaactgctGGGTtctcggtaaacgagtctagtaacctaTTGCCCATATCACGACAGGACTTTGTTGGCGGcgtgcttgacctgtccctgtctcaagtcaatcacgTACAACATTCCTTACGTCGATttcttgatctgtgctttgtatcggaaCGCACCGCTCACTATATCTGAAGACGCCTAAcatcctactttcgaagtgtcgctacATATAGAAACAATTGTATTGGATCCGTCGAGTAGGCTatctgaacgtgtccgctactttcgtaaagccgatcTTGCAAAGTTTAATAGgaattttgattggtccgctttgtacttgtgcaatgatgtcataaaaggcacaaacattttgtacaatgctcttggaacattttttgattcttgtagcccgctttcttgtccgattagatctgaaAAAAACCATTGGTTTACCACAGACTTATCCAGTcaaaaaaattgaaacaaatgtataacaaatttcaataactctcgctatgtaatagctcggtcaaacttgtTAGCTCTTAATGCTATAacactacctatctcgatgcacTATAAGTTTTTCACAGGACTCAATACAGttgtaagcgtagaacgtccgcacacccatcctcgctaatTCGCATACGTCGTAATACGTCGTCAAATAATGATcgggcaattgccgatcttgttgcccaatttttccaagcTACCTGTTCCGAGGAAAGCTTCTCTGGTCATTTGTACACAAACAGTTTACCGAGGTTGAAAGGCATTTTCAAttccttgttaaatgaatgataatgataataatataataagcGAGAGAAAGTATCATGATCGTCTTCGcaaagaaatttaaatttattgcgTCACGTAATCGCCGGTTTTCACTTGCACAAACATTTTCCAAtatacttttgaaatcacatgAATTGGTGCTCCCGTTTTCAGAAAACACAatatttttccgttttcaaaacggaaacattttcctcgccgaaatgaaaagaaatggCTCTTtgtacaacaaaacgaaaatgttggtactaaaaattaatttgttaacCACtagcaatttaattttcaatatgATGTCAGATATGTTCACAACGTGTTGCATCTAAGATGTCTTCATCGTCTTAGTTAGAGCAATTTTTGCTGTCGTTTTGCTTCACAACAAGCAATTGAAAAAGTGTAAGGAAGTGATTTTGGCTGGGGTAAATATCTCAATCTTCTCCAGGGTCGAAAttacagcaatatttataGTTTGACTCGAAGTTTTGAACCGACAATGGTGGACGGAGAGTCTGTCCCGCGGGCGGGAATGGCTGAGTCGCCCCGAAAAGACCCAGAGAGGTCACCCATTGGCTCTTCCAAGTGGGGTGGTCAACTTTGAAGCCCAGAGGGAACCGTACGAGACGTACCAGGGCACTTAGGCAATCACCGGACGGCACTTGCGGGAATATCTGTCTCTGGGTTACCACGGTGATCGCGGCCACACTGGGGCATCGACAGGCCTCCCCGAGAGCGCTTAGGCAAGGGCCGGACAGCACCTTCGGGACCACATCAGACCATGGATTGTTACGGGGATCGCCACCGTACTGGGGACCTACAGGTGTCACCGAGAGGgtttaggcaatcgccggatagcaccTTCGGGATTCTACGGGTCTACAAACTACGAGGAATCATACGTTGACGCCGACAGGCATCACCgagagggcttaggcaatcgccggatagcaccTTCGGGATCCTACGGGACTACAAAATACTGGGAATCATACGCGGACGCCGACAGGCATCACCGAGTGGGCTTAGGCAATCCCCGGACAGCACCTTCGGGATCCTACGGGACTACAAACTACGGGGAATCAAACGTGGACGCCGACAGGCATCACCGAAAGGggttaggcaatcgccggacagcacctTCTGGACCCCATCAGACCATGGATTGTTACGGGGATCGCGACCACACTGGGGACCGACAGGTGACACCGAGAGTGCTTAGGCAATCGTCGGATAGCACCTTCGGGAGACGAAGCCCAGCAATAACAGAGAAGCACCAGTCACCGAAAGAAGGGAAGAGGCAAGGCCCAGAAAGACCCGTAAATTATGAGACAGCAACGTCGTGCTAGCAGCGGATCAAAAGAGAGCAGAACGCAGCAACAAACTcacacggcagcagcagaaaagaaaGGCTACCGACGCCGCCGTCTACGGCGGTGGAAGCCGAGCAATGCTGGTTGGAAGCTGGGGACAATCCAGGGAACGAGAAGCAGAGGGAGTTGGTTGGAGAGTGACGAGACGGACGTGCCGCGGATGAAAAACATCGAGGTCGGGCGAAGTAAAAAGACAACAAATGCGAACCGCGACCTACGTGGACGAAACGAGTGAACCCGTAACTCAAGGAGGAAGAGATCCTCGGGAAAACCCCACATCAACGGCGCTTTCGTCGCAGAAAGAGTTGACGGGGAATAGCGCAGGATAAGTGGTAAGCGGGTCTCTCGTCGTGAGTGAACGGTGCGATAGGTATGGattgaaaaagaaaaccagtTAAGAACACGGTTTGAGATGGGATGAGCTTTTTTGACACCCATTTgtttccaaaataaaaaagagacTTGGTTTAATCTTATAACATGTATTTAATTCTTGTGGCTGAGCTGGCGTTTTAATACGGCTCTTCCTCTAAACATTTCGGAATGTAACGTCATGACCATCCATCGCAGCAAGCTTTACCTTTTGGACTTTTCAATTAACAACATTTCCTTGGAACTCCTGTACAAATTTAATGACTTGAGGATTACCTTTGAACCTAGCTTATGTATATCCGCTATTTCGAATAAAGCAAAAGAAGTCATTGGTTTTATCAAAAGTCGGTCTGAGGAATTTTCTGAAACTACCCCTTCCTATTTTCTTTTCATACTTGTGCTTCCAAAGTCAAATCTTcattaatgaataatttaagttaaCTTTCGTGTGTCCTAAATTATGTTAGCGAACTTGCCAATAGTATATAATTTATGATTTTCATATTCTTCTTTATACACAGTTTAACTGATCATTGTTGAACTATAAACtctaaacaataaacaatggTAAGTATTGATCAGGCCCCTGCCGTACTTGCCAATCGAAGCACcacatttttttgcatttccttCATTCCAATCTGTTTCTCCAAATGAATCGTCACAAACGTAACCATGATATACCACCATTGTCGCCCTCCTTGCCGCCGGCTGTTATATCCAGAGGCCGTCTGATGCGTCAAAAACAGCGCTGGAACTTTCATGCAATGTTGGGCTGGCGATcgcaaatgcattttgtaaCTACTCGTCTAACTAATCTGCTTCAACTTCG contains:
- the LOC4811643 gene encoding transcription elongation factor 1 homolog — translated: MGRRKSKRKPPPKRKNIEPLDQQFNCPFCNHEKSCEVKMDKGRNTAKITCRVCLEDFQTGINFLSEPIDVYNDWVDACETAN